The Verrucomicrobia bacterium CG1_02_43_26 genome includes the window AGGGGTAGTTACTTGCATGTATCGTATTTGTTTAGGCAGTCAAACCAAGTTTTTGTCGCCTGTTGTATGGATTCCGGAGTCCAAAGAGGGGCATCTCTCCAAAAATCAATGTTATCTAACATCTTTTGAACTCCTTCCTCTAGGGTAACAGCAGGTTTCCAGCCAATTTCTTTTTGTATTTTTGTGATATCCGCAAATGTGCAGTTTGGCTCGCCTGGGCGCCGCGGAATATACGTTTTTTCTCCCCCAAGTAAATCGACAAGTTTATTAATACTGTACGTATGCCCACTACCAATATTGTAAATCTCCCCTACTTTATCGGATTGAGCGGCCGCTAAAAACGCTTTGGCAACATCGCCCACATAGGTAAAATCTCTAGTTTGCTCACCATCTCCGACTACCGTATAGGGTTTACCTTCCAGCTTTTGTTTCAGAAAAACACCAAACACGGCTCCATAAACACCACTTGTGCGTGAGCGGGGCCCATAAACATTGAATAGCCGTAATGATAGCGCGGGCAATTGGTATACATTGGCCCAATGAATCACGAGTTGTTCTCCTAAGTATTTGGTCAACCCATAGGGGTGCTCAACATTACATGCCGCAGTTTCCGGTGTTGGGTATTTATCGGGAATGCCATAACAGGTGGAGGATGCTGTATATACAAATCGTTTCACGCCTATGCGTTTGGCATACTCTAGCATGCAAAGCGTGCCGCGTGTGTTGACATCGAAATAATCTACCGGGTTCTCAATCGAGGGAATTAAGTCGGCTCGTCCGGCTATATGGAATATCCAGTCGATATGTCCTATCTCGTTCGCGTAGCGCTCCACTTCATTTATGCCACCTTGAATAAATATCAATTGTTCCGTCTTTGCGGCTTCGTTTAAATTAATCGGGTTACCGGTTGATAAGTCGTCTAATACAACAACATTATGCCCTTCTGCCACTAACAAATCGCATAAGTGAGAACCAATAAAACCACTACCTCCAGTTACTAAACAATTCATTTTTCTAAAAATTCAATAATGCGACTCCGCTTTTTAATAAGTTAATTTTTGAAACAGCTTGTGTATTCCCAACAATCCTAACAGCTTGCGCTCCGGCAAGTTGCCCAATAAATGTCGATAAATCAATAGGATGCTTTTTGTACGCGGACAAAAATGCTACCGAACAAAAGGCATCGCCAGCTCCAACCGTATCAATCACATTTCTCTCTAAAGGTGGACATTCGGCCACTTTTGTGCCCCCTTGCACTCCAATGGTTTTTACCCCCCCTCGTGTCAACCACCCATAATGTGAGCCAAAATAATGTGCCAGATTTTTTAAACTTTGCTCGTAATCCAAATCGCGTTTCCCTTCAGCGAGGAGCATTTCTTGATGATCCAGCGAAAAGGCATCTGCTCGATGATACCGCTTATTAATAATATTAAAGCCAAAGTTGTTACTGTTCGTTTGGCAATTCAAGGCAAGGTAGGGGGCTTCTTTTTGGATCATTTCCCGCAATGAATCGGACAACAAACCATGCCCAAAATCAATCAAGAGAACCATGTCCACTTCTGCCAATTTTGCTTTAATCTTCTGCTGTACGCGTTCTAAAACAGCATCACTGGGCTGAGTATCATGAATGTAATTAACAGCGAATAGCTTTGTCATTTCTTTACCCGCATAGTCTCCCTGCTCTATGAAGCGTTGTTTCACAATGGTTGTGTATCCTGGCTCCCGAATCACACAATCATCTGCTTGAGCCACATATTGCTTTAATTCGTTATCCACCCAGGGCTCATCGCCCACGAGGCTTACCAACTCCACGTTGTCAGAAAATGCTTTCACGTGGCGGTATACTGCCAAAGCGCCCCCGGCCTGTAAGTCTTCGTTAATAAATCTGCCGGATAGTATCTGGTTCTTGGAGGTCAGTCCTTGTACTTTCAGATAAGAATATTTATCAAAAATAATGTCCCCAATCACCAGCACTCTTACCCCAGCCAAATCACTCACCGCTTGCTTAAAATCCTCTATCGAATAGCGTGATGCAATTTCCTTACAGAACGCCTTTGTTTGCGGGTCATGTACGTCAAAATGGTTATTTAGGAGCTTTGTAGAACTAAACACATGGGTACCGACATATTTAACTTGGCCTTTATGCTTTTCTACTGTCGCTAAATCATCATGAATATTGCCTGTCACGTCAACAGAGGTGTCTTCATACTCTGTTCCCTTGCAATAATATGAGGGTCGCACGCACTCAATGGCCTCCACGGCTCCCGGGAAGGGAATGGAAATAACGTAGTCCACGCAGGAAAGTTCTGCTAAGGATTCCGCACG containing:
- a CDS encoding NAD-dependent dehydratase yields the protein MNCLVTGGSGFIGSHLCDLLVAEGHNVVVLDDLSTGNPINLNEAAKTEQLIFIQGGINEVERYANEIGHIDWIFHIAGRADLIPSIENPVDYFDVNTRGTLCMLEYAKRIGVKRFVYTASSTCYGIPDKYPTPETAACNVEHPYGLTKYLGEQLVIHWANVYQLPALSLRLFNVYGPRSRTSGVYGAVFGVFLKQKLEGKPYTVVGDGEQTRDFTYVGDVAKAFLAAAQSDKVGEIYNIGSGHTYSINKLVDLLGGEKTYIPRRPGEPNCTFADITKIQKEIGWKPAVTLEEGVQKMLDNIDFWRDAPLWTPESIQQATKTWFDCLNKYDTCK